One Gemmatimonadales bacterium genomic region harbors:
- a CDS encoding type II toxin-antitoxin system Phd/YefM family antitoxin, translating into MVESAPETISISEFKATCLAVLERVRRTGRPMLITRHGEPIAEVVPPSSRARKRAWLGAMRGSATVSGNIVDPASDSGDWEALGE; encoded by the coding sequence ATGGTCGAATCCGCGCCGGAAACCATTTCGATCTCCGAGTTCAAGGCCACCTGCCTTGCCGTCCTCGAGCGCGTCCGCCGAACCGGCCGCCCGATGCTGATCACACGCCATGGAGAGCCAATCGCCGAGGTGGTTCCGCCGTCGTCGCGGGCTCGGAAACGCGCCTGGCTTGGCGCCATGCGCGGAAGCGCCACAGTCAGCGGCAACATCGTCGATCCCGCGAGCGACTCTGGTGACTGGGAAGCCCTCGGCGAATGA
- a CDS encoding type II toxin-antitoxin system VapC family toxin: MNLLLDTHIWIWSLLEPEQLGPELREALESVGSELWLSPVSVWETVMLIERGRLQVPGDAADWIDRMIRRAPIREAPFTFEVALESRRAGLAHQDPADRLLAATAKVHGLTLVTADERLLSGQGYQVRPHR, translated from the coding sequence ATGAACCTTTTGCTCGACACTCATATCTGGATCTGGAGCCTGCTCGAGCCGGAGCAGCTCGGCCCCGAACTCCGGGAGGCGCTCGAGTCCGTCGGCAGCGAGCTCTGGCTCTCGCCGGTGTCCGTCTGGGAGACCGTGATGCTGATCGAGCGAGGCAGGCTGCAGGTGCCGGGCGACGCGGCTGACTGGATCGACCGCATGATTCGAAGGGCGCCGATCCGCGAAGCGCCCTTCACCTTTGAAGTCGCTCTCGAGAGCCGGCGGGCAGGCCTGGCGCACCAGGATCCCGCCGACCGCCTTCTAGCGGCGACAGCCAAGGTTCATGGCTTGACCCTGGTCACCGCCGACGAACGCCTCCTGAGCGGTCAGGGGTATCAGGTTCGCCCTCACCGATAG
- a CDS encoding efflux RND transporter periplasmic adaptor subunit: MMTSPKPDLSRLKIDRNQLPPEDGRKRWWIVAIVLVALAGAAYLYFRGPSAVQVQVVRAEVVGGGANTSGITANGYVVARTRASVSSRISGRLASLSVEEGSRVRRGQVLARLENADYEAAVAQAAADSLRALAGLQEAQVARDQLGRDLARARELLARNLESAAAVENLAAQLDGAGARVNVQQAQVRAAQAALAFARANFDNTYIRAPFDGTVLRKDAEVGEVVAPVATGGGLTRGAVVTMADLSTLEVEVDVNEAYIAQIKDEQPTRITLDAYPSVTFAGQVRQIVPTADRQRATVQVKVAITDRDPRILPEMGARVEFFDHAQADSSAPSRVFVPADAVRNDGPDTIVWVVRDGVVRRTVVQAGPVSGGRREVRSGLSGGESLVNKPPADLEDGGRVNVVTP, encoded by the coding sequence ATGATGACGAGTCCAAAGCCCGATTTGAGCCGCCTCAAGATCGACCGAAACCAGCTTCCGCCCGAGGATGGACGGAAGCGCTGGTGGATCGTCGCGATTGTCCTCGTTGCCCTCGCTGGCGCCGCCTATCTGTACTTCCGAGGCCCCTCGGCGGTGCAGGTGCAGGTCGTTCGCGCCGAGGTGGTGGGAGGTGGGGCCAACACGTCCGGGATCACCGCCAACGGGTATGTCGTGGCGCGCACTCGGGCCTCGGTCTCGTCCCGGATCTCGGGTCGTCTCGCGTCGCTCAGTGTCGAGGAGGGGTCGCGGGTTCGCCGAGGCCAGGTTCTGGCGCGGCTCGAGAATGCCGACTACGAGGCGGCGGTTGCGCAGGCAGCTGCAGACAGCCTCCGCGCCCTGGCGGGGCTGCAGGAGGCCCAGGTTGCTCGCGACCAGCTTGGTCGCGACCTGGCCCGTGCCCGCGAGCTGCTGGCTCGAAATCTGGAGTCGGCCGCCGCGGTCGAGAATCTCGCGGCGCAACTCGATGGTGCCGGCGCCCGCGTCAATGTTCAGCAGGCACAGGTCCGGGCTGCCCAGGCAGCGCTGGCCTTTGCCCGGGCCAATTTCGACAACACCTACATCCGTGCCCCGTTCGACGGCACCGTGCTGCGCAAAGACGCCGAGGTCGGCGAAGTCGTTGCTCCGGTGGCCACCGGCGGCGGACTGACGCGTGGCGCCGTGGTCACCATGGCCGACCTCAGCACGCTGGAAGTCGAAGTGGACGTGAACGAGGCGTACATCGCGCAGATCAAGGACGAGCAGCCGACCCGAATCACGCTCGACGCGTACCCGTCAGTCACCTTCGCCGGTCAGGTCCGACAGATCGTACCGACCGCTGATCGGCAGCGCGCCACGGTCCAGGTCAAGGTTGCCATTACCGACCGGGACCCCCGCATCCTTCCGGAAATGGGGGCCCGGGTCGAATTCTTCGACCATGCCCAAGCCGATTCAAGCGCACCAAGCAGGGTGTTCGTCCCGGCCGATGCGGTGCGCAACGACGGGCCGGATACCATCGTCTGGGTTGTTCGCGACGGGGTGGTTCGCCGTACGGTCGTGCAGGCCGGCCCGGTTTCGGGCGGACGTCGTGAGGTTCGGAGCGGGCTCTCCGGTGGTGAAAGCCTGGTCAACAAGCCACCAGCAGATCTTGAAGACGGAGGTCGAGTCAATGTCGTCACCCCATAA
- a CDS encoding ABC transporter ATP-binding protein, translating to MSSPHNASAVEGTPANGRVLVEIRDLAKSYRRGSEAIRVFQDVNLEIREGEFLALMGPSGSGKSTLLNILAGLDTPTSGSVTVDGQDITRMNARQLAAWRATHVGFIFQFYNLLPVLTAAQNVELPLLLTNLSKKQRRDHVMTALSVVGLTDRAEHFPRQLSGGQQQRVGIARAIVSDPTIILGDEPTGDLDAASGNEILALLERLSGEYGKTILMVTHDAHAAGRAQATMHMDKGVLSR from the coding sequence ATGTCGTCACCCCATAACGCATCTGCCGTCGAGGGGACCCCGGCCAACGGGCGGGTTCTCGTCGAAATACGTGACCTCGCCAAGTCGTATCGGCGGGGCAGTGAGGCCATCCGGGTCTTTCAGGATGTGAACCTCGAGATCCGCGAGGGCGAGTTCCTGGCGTTGATGGGCCCGTCGGGCAGCGGCAAGTCGACCCTGCTCAACATCCTCGCCGGTCTCGACACCCCGACCAGCGGCAGCGTCACCGTCGACGGGCAGGACATTACCAGGATGAATGCGCGCCAACTGGCCGCATGGCGTGCGACCCACGTCGGATTCATCTTCCAGTTCTACAACCTGTTGCCGGTGCTCACCGCGGCGCAGAATGTCGAGCTGCCGCTCCTGCTCACTAACCTGTCGAAGAAGCAGCGACGGGACCATGTCATGACCGCTCTGTCCGTGGTCGGTCTTACCGACCGGGCAGAGCACTTTCCTCGGCAGCTCTCGGGCGGGCAGCAGCAGCGGGTCGGCATTGCCCGCGCCATCGTCAGCGATCCGACCATCATTCTGGGCGACGAGCCGACGGGTGACTTGGATGCGGCGTCGGGCAACGAGATCCTCGCCCTGCTGGAGCGCCTCTCCGGCGAGTACGGCAAGACGATTCTCATGGTGACCCACGATGCCCATGCCGCGGGTCGAGCCCAGGCTACCATGCACATGGACAAGGGGGTGCTCTCGCGATGA